GTGGTCTTCAACCCCCTGTCCTGGGACAGAAGCGACGTGGCCTGGGTGAGGCTGCCCGGACCCCTGCTGGAGCAAAGCTACGAAGTGGTGGATGCCAATGGCGTGCTCCATGCCGCACAACTTCACGAGGATGGTCTGCTGTTTGAAGTCAGCGGCGTGCCGGGTGTAGGCTACAAGGTTTTTTGGCTGCGACCTGCTGCCCGACGCTTCTGGCCAGATGCGCCCCAGGCTGTCCCTTGGACCGTGCAGAACGGCGCCTGGGAAGTGAAGCTGAATGCAGAGACTGGCGATATCGCCTCCGTGGTTGACCGGACGAGCGGCCGAGAGGTGCTGGCCGGGCCTGGCAACCAGCTGCAGTTCTTCGAGGACCAGCCTGCGGAGTACGATGCGTGGAACATAGGCTACACTGGCAAGGAGTGGCGTGCTGACCGGCCCACCGAGCTTGAGGTCATTGCCCAGGGTCCGGTCCGGGCCACGCTGCGCGTGGTTCGTCCGTTCGGCAGCTCACGCTTTGTTCAAGACATCACCCTCTACCGCCGCCTGCCGCGCATCGACATAAGCACGCGTGCGGACTGGCATGAGTCGCACGTGCTGGCCAAGGCCGCCTTCCCCGTTGCTGTTCAAGCACGCGCTGCCACCTACGAAATCCCTTACGGCTGGATCCAACGCACCACCGTGCCGGCCACGCCTGCCGAGAAGGCGATGTTCGAGGTCCCCGCGCAAAAGTGGGTCGACCTGACGGACGACTCAAGCCTCCATGGCGTGAGCCTGCTCAATGACTGCAAATACGGTCACGACATCTGCGGTAACGTCATGCGCATCACGTTGCTTCGCTCCCCGAAGAACCCAGACCCCAACGCCGACATGGGCGAACACGAGTTCACCTACAGCCTGCTGCCGCATGCCGGCAATTGGCAAGAGGCAGAGAGCCATCGACGCGCCTTTGAGCTGAACTACCCTCTGCAGGTCCTGCTCACGCAGCCGCATCCGGGGCGCCTTGGAAAGCAAGGTTCTTTCGTACTTCTCGACGCCGGCTCTGGTGTGATGCTTTCGGCAGTCAAGCGAGCGGAGAAGGGCGAGGCAACAGTTCTCAGAGTTTACGAGCTCTTCGGCAAGGAGACCAGCGTGCAGGTCACCTTCAGGGAGAGGGTTGCCGAAGCATTTGAGACGAACCTATTGGAGGCAATCGGCGGCAGCGTGCCCGCTGCGCGTCGGACGATAAGCACCAAACTCGCCCCCTTTGAGATCAAGACCCTTCTGGTGCGATTCGCAAGCCAGGCCGGGCCCAGGAGGTAGCCCCTGCGCGACAGCCACATGCGCCCGCGAAGCGACAAGATCAAGCCCCGGGAAGAAGTCGCCGCTCTGTGCGCACAGGCGCGGGCGGAGGGCAAGAAGGTCGGCTTCACCTCTGGGGCCTTTGACCTCCTCCACGCCGGCCATGTCGACTATCTGGAAAAGGCGCGCCAGGCCTGTGACCTGTTGGTGGTGGGGGTGAACTCCGACGCCTCCGTGCGGGCCTACAAGGGGCCCCACCGGCCCATTATCCCCGCCCAGCAACGGGCGGAGGTGGTGGCCGCCCTGGAATGCGTCGACCTGGTCTTCATCTTCTCGGAACGCCGCAACAAGGTGAACATCGAACTCTTGCGGCCGGACCTTTACATCAAGGCAGGCGACTATCGGCCAGCGGAATTGACCTCCAGCGAGGTGGTGGAGCGCTGTGGGGGCCGGGTGCTGTTGCTTCCGGTGGCCACCCCTCTGTCCAGCACGGAAATCATCGCCCGGGCCGCCGCGGCACATGTGCCTCAGGCCGCGCCGGTGGAACGCGATGGCGCCGTGCATATTCGTCGCCCGCCTCCGAAGCAGGCGCCCGCCGTGTTCGTCGACCGGGATGGCACCATCTTGGAGGATGTGCCCTTTCTGCACGAGCCGGACAAGGTACGATTGCTCCCCGCGGCAGCCGCAGGCCTCAAGCGCCTTCAGGACATGGGCTATCGGATTGTGGTGCTGACCAATCAGGCGGGAATCGGGCTCGGTTACTTCACGCTTGAGGACTTTTACCGCGTCAACAGTGCGATGCTCAAACTCCTCGATGCCCACGGAGTGCGTGTCGACAAGGTCTACTTCTGCCCGCACGGGCTAGCTGAGCAGTGCGAGTGCCGCAAGCCGGGCACAGCGCTTCTCCGCCTGGCCCAGGAGCAGCTCAATGTGGATCTGCATCACAGCGTGGTGATCGGTGACCGCACAGCCGACGTCGAGACTGCCCGCCGCGCGGGGTGCAGGAGCATCCTGGTGCGCACCGGCGCAGGCGGCCAGGATGGGGAGTACGCCGTGGCGGCCGACTTTGTCGCCAATGACCTCGAGGAGGCCGCTGCTATCCTGCTGGAGCAGGAGCGGAGACCTGCAGGGGAAGACAAGACGAAAACACCAGCTTCCGGAGAAAAGCCATGACCGTTCGCATTCCTTACTGCACCACCTGAGGCTTTCGAGCGCGCGCCGTCAGTTTGGCGGAGGAAATAGCACAGCACTTTGGCATAGAGCCAGAGGTGGTGCAGTCCACCGCAGGCGTGTTTGAGGTGGAAGTGGACGGCCAGCTGATTTTTTCGAAAAGGCGACTCGGCCGCTTCCCGGAGCAAGGCGAGGTCGTGCGCTTGCTTCGGGCTGCAATGCGATAGAGCTGATCCCTCCGGGGGCTATTTGACCGGCATTTCTTTCAGCGCGGCAAGAAGGCGCTGAAAGTCATCCGGGGGCGGGACCTCGAAGTACATCTCCTGGTGCAGGACCGGATGCACGAAGCCAAGGCTGAGGGCGTGCAGGGCGGGCCGGTTGAACTGCTTGAGGAGCTTCACTGCGAAAGCGAGGTTTTCGCGGCTCAGGCCGCTCAAGCGCTTACTTCTGCCGCCGTAGGTGGCATCGCCGAAAACTGGATGGCCGATGTAGGCCATGTGCACGCGAATCTGATGCGTCCTTCCGGTCCCCAAGGTCAGGCACAGCAGGCTGAGCAGGCG
The genomic region above belongs to candidate division KSB1 bacterium and contains:
- a CDS encoding HAD-IIIA family hydrolase, with translation MRPRSDKIKPREEVAALCAQARAEGKKVGFTSGAFDLLHAGHVDYLEKARQACDLLVVGVNSDASVRAYKGPHRPIIPAQQRAEVVAALECVDLVFIFSERRNKVNIELLRPDLYIKAGDYRPAELTSSEVVERCGGRVLLLPVATPLSSTEIIARAAAAHVPQAAPVERDGAVHIRRPPPKQAPAVFVDRDGTILEDVPFLHEPDKVRLLPAAAAGLKRLQDMGYRIVVLTNQAGIGLGYFTLEDFYRVNSAMLKLLDAHGVRVDKVYFCPHGLAEQCECRKPGTALLRLAQEQLNVDLHHSVVIGDRTADVETARRAGCRSILVRTGAGGQDGEYAVAADFVANDLEEAAAILLEQERRPAGEDKTKTPASGEKP